From one Nonomuraea polychroma genomic stretch:
- a CDS encoding MFS transporter gives MARWIAEWHPDDPAFWESSGKRVARRNLIFSIAAEHLGFTVWTLWSIVATKMGAYEFTTDQLFWLVALPNLIGSVLRIPYTFGPAKFGGRNFTVVSALLLLIPAIGLGIAVSDPNTPYWLFLVIAALAGFGGGNFASSMANITYFYPRSKQGVALGLNAAGGNIGVSSVQLVMPLVIGSLGLAAAGWFWLPLIVVAAVCAWFFMDNLTSAKASPRQQLAVAGKAQTWIMSFLYIGTFGSFIGYSTAFPLLSKSLFPEAPFAVVAFVGPLVGSLIRPVGGWLADKLGGAPVTLWNFAVMGGGVLLVWAASSSGNFWLFFLSFQLLFLTAGIGNGSTYRMIPAIFQAKAVAERGESEEALLYGKRQASAAIGIISAVGALGGFLINRAFGMAFAAAGTPAPAFLAFGIFYASCFALTWWCYTRKVGVKVVASLAHARV, from the coding sequence ATGGCGCGCTGGATCGCCGAGTGGCACCCCGATGACCCAGCCTTCTGGGAGAGTTCAGGCAAGCGCGTGGCGCGCCGCAACCTGATCTTCTCGATCGCTGCCGAGCACCTCGGCTTCACTGTGTGGACGTTGTGGAGCATCGTGGCCACCAAGATGGGGGCCTACGAGTTCACCACGGACCAGTTGTTCTGGCTGGTGGCCCTGCCGAACCTGATCGGGTCCGTGCTGCGGATCCCGTACACCTTCGGCCCGGCCAAGTTCGGCGGCCGCAACTTCACCGTGGTGAGCGCGCTGCTGCTGCTCATCCCGGCCATCGGCCTCGGGATCGCGGTCAGCGACCCGAACACGCCGTATTGGCTGTTCCTCGTGATCGCGGCCCTCGCCGGATTCGGTGGCGGCAACTTCGCCTCCAGCATGGCCAACATCACCTACTTCTACCCCCGTAGCAAGCAGGGGGTGGCGCTGGGGCTGAACGCCGCGGGCGGCAACATCGGCGTCAGCTCCGTGCAGCTCGTCATGCCGCTGGTCATCGGCTCGCTCGGGCTGGCCGCCGCCGGCTGGTTCTGGCTTCCGCTCATCGTCGTGGCCGCCGTCTGCGCCTGGTTCTTCATGGACAACCTGACCAGCGCCAAGGCCAGCCCGCGTCAGCAGCTCGCGGTGGCCGGCAAGGCCCAGACGTGGATCATGTCGTTCCTGTACATCGGCACGTTCGGCTCGTTCATCGGCTACTCCACCGCGTTCCCGCTGCTCAGCAAGAGCCTGTTCCCCGAGGCTCCGTTCGCGGTCGTGGCGTTCGTCGGGCCGCTGGTCGGCTCGCTGATCCGGCCGGTCGGCGGCTGGCTGGCCGACAAGCTCGGCGGCGCCCCCGTCACCCTGTGGAACTTCGCCGTCATGGGCGGCGGCGTGCTGCTGGTCTGGGCGGCCAGCTCCTCCGGCAACTTCTGGTTGTTCTTCCTGTCCTTCCAGCTGCTGTTCCTCACCGCCGGCATCGGCAACGGCTCCACGTACCGCATGATCCCGGCGATCTTCCAGGCCAAGGCCGTGGCCGAGCGCGGTGAGAGCGAGGAAGCCCTCCTGTACGGCAAGCGGCAGGCCTCGGCCGCCATCGGCATCATCTCGGCCGTCGGAGCGCTCGGCGGGTTCCTCATCAACCGGGCGTTCGGAATGGCGTTCGCGGCGGCCGGCACCCCCGCCCCCGCCTTCCTCGCCTTCGGGATCTTCTACGCCTCGTGCTTCGCGCTCACCTGGTGGTGCTACACGCGCAAGGTCGGCGTGAAGGTCGTGGCCAGCCTCGCCCACGCCCGGGTCTGA
- a CDS encoding LacI family DNA-binding transcriptional regulator, with protein sequence MVTRADVARLAGVSTGTVSHVLTGARSIRPETRRKVLDAMEQLGYTPNAMASALAGGRSRIIAIVFPSQPRTIVGSDLEYVLAATDAARARGFHVVLWTSGPDDLHELRQLAKAGLVQGFLLMQVTLTDERVKFLESAGIPVALIGRTQTPGHVPYADADFTQIARMVAEHLAGLGHRTIGMLNAPYERGTHGIGAAVRFADDVRRTCADLGLGCTIVASAHTVRAGRAALRELLDAAPETTAIISYNWEATLGAMHEARALGRPIPERLSLVLCSNGEPESTDPELTTATPPATEIATAAVEALIDHLADPDTPPAQRLVPSVLVERNSTAPPYGS encoded by the coding sequence ATGGTCACCAGAGCTGACGTCGCTCGCCTCGCCGGTGTCTCGACCGGCACCGTCTCGCATGTGCTCACCGGGGCGCGGTCGATCCGCCCCGAGACCCGCCGCAAGGTGCTCGACGCCATGGAACAGCTCGGATACACCCCCAACGCCATGGCCAGCGCCCTCGCCGGGGGCCGCAGCCGGATCATCGCGATCGTCTTCCCGTCCCAGCCGCGCACGATCGTGGGGTCGGACCTGGAATACGTCCTGGCGGCCACCGACGCCGCCCGTGCGCGGGGCTTCCATGTGGTCCTGTGGACCTCCGGACCGGACGACCTGCACGAGCTCCGCCAGCTGGCCAAGGCCGGGCTCGTCCAGGGGTTCCTGCTCATGCAGGTCACGCTCACGGACGAGCGGGTGAAGTTCCTCGAGTCGGCCGGCATCCCGGTCGCGCTGATCGGGCGCACCCAGACGCCCGGCCACGTGCCCTACGCGGACGCCGACTTCACGCAGATCGCGCGCATGGTGGCCGAGCACCTCGCCGGGCTCGGGCACCGGACGATCGGGATGCTCAACGCCCCGTACGAGCGGGGCACGCACGGCATCGGCGCGGCCGTACGTTTCGCCGACGACGTCCGCCGCACGTGCGCGGACCTCGGGCTCGGCTGCACGATCGTGGCCAGCGCGCACACCGTCAGGGCGGGCCGGGCCGCACTGCGCGAGCTGCTGGACGCCGCGCCGGAGACCACGGCGATCATCTCCTACAACTGGGAGGCCACGCTGGGTGCGATGCACGAGGCACGCGCGCTCGGCCGGCCCATCCCCGAGCGGCTGTCGCTCGTGTTGTGCTCCAACGGCGAGCCCGAGTCGACCGACCCTGAGCTGACGACGGCCACCCCGCCCGCCACGGAGATCGCCACCGCCGCCGTGGAGGCCCTCATCGACCACCTGGCCGATCCGGACACCCCGCCGGCACAACGCCTGGTGCCGAGCGTGCTGGTGGAGCGCAACAGCACGGCGCCGCCGTACGGGTCGTGA
- a CDS encoding carbohydrate ABC transporter permease: MSITERVAARPAAGGRAAARRGALRRGEATPVAKLTVVFVCTLWIIPTLGLLITSFRTKDDANSLGWWTVFTDPASLGRLTTAAYREVTAQANLDQAFVNSFAIALPATFIPLLIAAFAAYAFAFMRFPGRNALFIVIVSLLVVPNYVALVPILQVYGDFGINGTFPAAWLAHIGFGMSLAIYILRNYMATLPQAVLESARIDGATHFTMFWRLIMPMSVPALASFAIFQFLWVWNDLLVALVFIGPGENQPITVAVQGLMGQQGQGWQLVTAGGFISMVMPILFFLALQRFFVRGLTAGSVKG, from the coding sequence ATGAGCATCACGGAACGTGTGGCCGCCCGTCCTGCCGCGGGCGGGCGGGCCGCCGCGCGCCGCGGCGCCCTCCGCCGGGGGGAAGCCACCCCGGTCGCCAAGCTCACAGTGGTGTTCGTCTGCACGCTGTGGATCATCCCGACGCTCGGCTTGCTGATCACGTCGTTCCGCACCAAGGACGACGCCAACTCCCTCGGCTGGTGGACCGTCTTCACCGACCCGGCCTCGCTGGGGCGCCTCACGACCGCCGCCTACCGCGAGGTCACCGCGCAGGCGAACCTCGACCAGGCCTTCGTCAACAGCTTCGCCATCGCCCTGCCCGCGACGTTCATCCCACTGCTCATCGCGGCGTTCGCGGCGTACGCGTTCGCGTTCATGAGGTTCCCCGGGCGCAACGCGCTCTTCATCGTGATCGTCAGCCTGCTCGTCGTGCCGAACTACGTGGCGCTCGTCCCGATCCTGCAGGTGTACGGGGACTTCGGCATCAACGGGACGTTCCCCGCTGCCTGGCTCGCGCACATCGGCTTCGGCATGTCACTGGCGATCTACATCCTCCGCAACTACATGGCGACGCTGCCGCAGGCGGTGCTCGAATCGGCCAGGATCGACGGTGCCACGCACTTCACGATGTTCTGGCGCCTCATCATGCCGATGTCGGTGCCGGCGCTCGCGTCCTTCGCGATCTTCCAGTTCCTGTGGGTCTGGAACGACCTGCTGGTCGCGCTCGTCTTCATCGGGCCCGGCGAGAACCAGCCGATCACGGTGGCGGTCCAGGGGCTCATGGGCCAGCAGGGCCAGGGGTGGCAGCTTGTGACGGCCGGAGGGTTCATCTCCATGGTCATGCCGATCCTGTTCTTCCTGGCCCTGCAGCGGTTCTTCGTCCGCGGTCTGACGGCCGGCTCCGTCAAGGGCTGA
- a CDS encoding GNAT family N-acetyltransferase, with protein sequence MIRPATPADVPAILDMIHELAAYEKAAHEVRATEEDLHAALFGDRPAAFVHIAEQDGEAVGFTLWFLTFSTWRGVHGIYMEDLYVRPQHRGGGHGLALMGELAGICAERGYQRLEWSVLDWNEPSIGFYDKLGALRQDEWLKYRLTDEPLRRLAGRD encoded by the coding sequence ATGATTCGTCCCGCGACCCCTGCCGACGTGCCCGCGATCCTCGACATGATCCACGAGCTCGCCGCATACGAGAAGGCCGCCCACGAGGTCCGCGCCACCGAGGAGGACCTGCACGCCGCGCTGTTCGGTGACCGCCCCGCTGCCTTCGTGCACATCGCCGAACAGGACGGCGAGGCCGTCGGCTTCACCCTGTGGTTCCTCACCTTCTCCACCTGGAGAGGCGTGCACGGCATCTACATGGAGGACCTCTACGTACGCCCCCAGCACCGCGGCGGCGGCCACGGCCTGGCGCTCATGGGGGAACTGGCCGGGATCTGTGCCGAGCGCGGATACCAGCGGCTCGAATGGTCGGTGCTCGACTGGAACGAGCCGAGCATCGGCTTCTACGACAAGCTCGGCGCGCTCCGGCAGGACGAGTGGCTGAAGTACCGGCTGACCGACGAGCCGCTCCGGCGCCTGGCCGGGCGCGACTGA
- a CDS encoding molybdopterin oxidoreductase family protein, giving the protein MTDAVKTHCPYCALQCGMEISPELAIKPRTDIPANASGALCQKGWTAGELLTNGERLTTPLLHGEPAEWDVALDYVASRLSAIRAEHGPDAVAVFGGGGLTNEKAYTLGKFARVALGTSQIDYNGRFCMSSAAAASIKAFGMDRGMPFPITDLAEADIVLLAGGNVAETMPPFVRHLSGPRMIVIDPRRSQTAKLAWLHLQPTPGTDLALALGLLHMLIAEELVDEEYVAARTTGFDEVRTSLASWWPERVERITGVPVYRMRQAVRAMAAAGKAYILTGRGAEQHAKGTDTVTAFINLALALGLPGRHGSGYGCVTGQGNGQGGREHGQKADQLPGYRKIDDPAAREYVAGVWGVPAESLPGPGRSAYELLDALGTPEGPKAMLLFGSNPVISAPAAEHIAERIASLDLLVTCDFVMSETAAMADVVFPVTQWAEETGTMTNLEGRVLLRNRAVTPPEGVRSDLDVLAGLAERLGHRLETDPPKVFDELRRASKGGAADYSGITYERITEEKGVFWPCPSTEHPGTPRPFLDSFATPDGRARFVPVQHRPAAEETDEDYPVYLSTGRVLAHYQSGAQTRRIASLVKAAPEPFVEIHPDLAEQLDITAGDVVRVSSRRGEAKAVARISDAIRRDTVFMPFHWEGANRLTNPALDPTSRMPEFKVCAVRVERDS; this is encoded by the coding sequence GTGACTGACGCGGTGAAGACGCACTGCCCGTACTGCGCTCTGCAGTGCGGCATGGAGATCAGTCCTGAGCTGGCCATCAAGCCCAGGACCGACATCCCGGCCAACGCCTCGGGCGCGCTGTGCCAGAAGGGATGGACGGCAGGCGAGCTGCTCACCAACGGCGAGCGCCTGACCACCCCCCTCCTGCACGGCGAGCCCGCGGAGTGGGATGTGGCGCTCGACTACGTCGCGTCCCGGTTGTCCGCCATCCGCGCCGAGCACGGCCCCGACGCCGTGGCCGTGTTCGGCGGGGGCGGCCTGACGAACGAGAAGGCCTACACGCTCGGCAAGTTCGCCAGGGTCGCGCTGGGCACCAGCCAGATCGACTACAACGGCCGCTTCTGCATGTCGTCGGCCGCCGCGGCATCGATCAAGGCGTTCGGCATGGACCGCGGGATGCCGTTCCCGATCACCGACCTGGCCGAGGCCGACATCGTGCTGCTGGCCGGCGGGAACGTCGCCGAGACCATGCCGCCGTTCGTCCGCCACCTGTCGGGCCCGCGCATGATCGTCATCGACCCGCGGCGCAGCCAGACCGCCAAGCTGGCCTGGCTGCACCTGCAGCCCACGCCCGGCACCGACCTGGCGCTCGCGCTGGGGCTCCTGCACATGCTGATCGCCGAAGAGCTCGTGGACGAGGAGTACGTCGCCGCCCGCACCACCGGGTTCGACGAGGTACGCACCTCGCTCGCCTCCTGGTGGCCGGAGCGGGTCGAGCGGATCACCGGGGTGCCCGTCTACCGGATGCGGCAGGCCGTCCGGGCCATGGCCGCGGCCGGCAAGGCGTACATCCTGACCGGGCGCGGCGCCGAGCAGCACGCCAAGGGCACCGACACCGTCACCGCGTTCATCAACCTCGCCCTCGCGCTCGGCCTGCCGGGCAGGCACGGCTCCGGCTACGGCTGCGTGACCGGGCAGGGCAACGGGCAGGGCGGCAGGGAACACGGCCAGAAGGCCGACCAGCTGCCCGGCTATCGCAAGATCGACGACCCGGCGGCACGCGAGTACGTCGCCGGCGTGTGGGGCGTGCCCGCCGAGTCGCTGCCGGGGCCGGGGCGGTCGGCGTACGAGCTGCTCGACGCCCTCGGCACCCCGGAAGGGCCGAAGGCGATGCTGCTGTTCGGGTCCAACCCGGTGATCTCCGCGCCGGCCGCGGAGCACATCGCCGAGCGCATCGCGTCGCTGGATCTGCTCGTGACCTGCGACTTCGTCATGTCGGAGACCGCGGCGATGGCCGATGTGGTCTTCCCGGTGACGCAGTGGGCCGAGGAGACCGGCACCATGACCAACCTCGAGGGCCGCGTCCTGCTGCGCAACCGGGCCGTCACGCCGCCCGAGGGCGTCAGGAGCGACCTGGACGTCCTCGCCGGTCTCGCCGAGCGGCTCGGGCACCGCCTGGAGACCGACCCGCCCAAGGTGTTCGACGAGCTGCGCCGCGCCAGCAAGGGCGGGGCCGCGGACTACTCCGGCATCACCTACGAGCGCATCACCGAGGAGAAGGGCGTGTTCTGGCCCTGCCCCTCGACCGAGCACCCGGGCACGCCCCGGCCGTTCCTCGACTCCTTCGCCACTCCGGACGGGCGCGCCAGGTTCGTGCCCGTCCAGCACCGGCCGGCGGCCGAGGAGACCGACGAGGACTACCCCGTGTACCTGAGCACGGGACGGGTGCTGGCGCACTACCAGAGCGGCGCGCAGACCCGCAGGATCGCCTCGCTCGTCAAGGCCGCGCCCGAGCCGTTCGTCGAGATCCACCCGGACCTCGCCGAGCAGCTCGACATCACGGCCGGTGACGTGGTGCGGGTCAGCAGCAGGAGAGGCGAGGCCAAGGCCGTCGCCAGGATCAGCGACGCCATCAGGCGCGACACCGTGTTCATGCCCTTCCACTGGGAGGGCGCCAACCGGCTCACCAACCCGGCCCTCGACCCGACGTCGAGGATGCCGGAGTTCAAGGTCTGCGCGGTCAGGGTGGAGAGGGACTCATGA
- a CDS encoding carbohydrate ABC transporter permease, whose protein sequence is MLIKTINAVLAVIAGVGGALALFWLLNRLVGLLPGKWEDRLKPYVYIGPAFLAISLYLIYPAIQTINFSFANADSTAYVGLDNYTSLLGSAGFRSTLVNTLLWIVIVPAVTIALGLGIAVLADRLRPRAEKLAKTAIFMPMAISAVGAGTIWRFVYATNPPGEPQIGVQNAIVTGLGFDPVNWLQISDFKFNSLELMVMLLWAQVGFSMVLLSAAIKGVPADTLEAARIDGASERQIFFRVIVPQIRGTIITVFVTVTIGVMKLFDIVYVMTNGDFDTNVIGVQFFNELFTNFENGKAAAIVVMLMIAIIPIMIYQVRHFRTEEAGR, encoded by the coding sequence ATGCTGATCAAGACGATCAACGCCGTCCTGGCCGTCATCGCCGGAGTGGGCGGCGCCCTGGCGCTGTTCTGGCTGCTCAACCGGCTGGTGGGGCTGCTGCCCGGCAAGTGGGAGGACCGCCTCAAGCCGTACGTCTACATCGGCCCGGCATTCCTGGCGATCAGCCTCTACCTGATCTACCCGGCCATCCAGACGATCAACTTCAGCTTCGCCAACGCCGACAGCACGGCCTACGTGGGGCTCGACAACTACACCTCGCTACTGGGCTCGGCCGGCTTCCGCTCCACCCTGGTCAACACGCTGCTGTGGATCGTCATCGTGCCCGCGGTGACGATCGCGCTGGGGCTCGGCATCGCCGTGCTGGCCGACCGGCTCAGACCACGCGCGGAGAAGCTGGCCAAGACGGCGATCTTCATGCCCATGGCCATCTCCGCGGTCGGAGCAGGCACCATCTGGCGTTTCGTCTACGCGACGAACCCGCCCGGCGAGCCGCAGATCGGCGTGCAGAACGCGATCGTGACCGGCCTGGGCTTCGACCCGGTCAACTGGCTGCAGATCTCCGACTTCAAGTTCAACAGCCTCGAGCTCATGGTGATGCTGCTGTGGGCGCAGGTCGGCTTCTCCATGGTCCTGCTCTCGGCCGCGATCAAGGGCGTGCCCGCAGACACGCTGGAGGCGGCCAGGATCGACGGGGCGAGCGAGCGGCAGATCTTCTTCAGGGTGATCGTCCCGCAGATCCGCGGCACGATCATCACGGTTTTCGTCACGGTGACGATCGGGGTCATGAAGTTGTTCGACATCGTCTACGTCATGACGAACGGCGACTTCGACACGAACGTCATCGGCGTGCAGTTCTTCAACGAGCTGTTCACGAACTTCGAGAACGGCAAGGCCGCCGCGATCGTCGTCATGCTCATGATCGCCATCATCCCCATCATGATCTACCAGGTGCGCCACTTCCGCACCGAGGAGGCCGGCCGATGA
- a CDS encoding ABC transporter substrate-binding protein, with the protein MRRKKLFTTLAPITAVALLTSGCLNDGGSAQTGSGSGNTSTTVEIMTGMGGGLLQAVKASLDPYAKEQGITIKWSPSDNFNQLIVTRVQGNNLPDIALFPQPGIMKDLAAKGKLAPLDDILDMPTLKNSMTPGALEVGTQDGKLYGLMMSMNVKSLVFYPKQAFESAGYEAPKSIPELLALTDKIRSEGKTPWCLGIESGPATGWPATDWMEELVLKYGGRAKYDDWVTHKIKFDSPLVRQAAGTFEKIAFTEGNVLGGRKSISSNNFGTAGNPMFRTPPGCYLFKQGNFVAEKGIFPDDVVADIDNRVGVFGFPPATPDGENSIEGGGDLAGLFSKDNAAAKKLLQYMSTKDFGTAGAKMGSWMSPHKDFDVANYPTNTIRDIAKIAYGSTSLAFDGSDAMPGAVGSGSFWKGMTGWISGQQSLDQALKTIDGSWPAS; encoded by the coding sequence ATGCGACGGAAGAAGCTCTTCACCACACTCGCGCCGATCACCGCGGTCGCGCTGCTGACCAGCGGATGCCTGAACGACGGAGGCTCGGCCCAGACCGGATCCGGCAGCGGGAACACCAGTACGACCGTCGAGATCATGACAGGAATGGGAGGCGGCCTCCTCCAAGCGGTGAAGGCGTCGCTGGACCCGTACGCGAAGGAGCAGGGCATCACGATCAAGTGGTCGCCCTCGGACAACTTCAATCAGCTCATCGTCACCCGGGTGCAGGGCAACAACCTGCCCGACATCGCGCTGTTCCCGCAGCCCGGCATCATGAAGGACCTCGCGGCCAAGGGCAAGCTCGCCCCGCTCGACGACATCCTCGACATGCCCACGCTGAAGAACAGCATGACGCCCGGCGCCCTCGAGGTCGGCACCCAGGACGGCAAGCTCTACGGGCTCATGATGAGCATGAACGTCAAGAGCCTGGTCTTCTACCCCAAGCAGGCCTTCGAGTCCGCCGGGTACGAGGCGCCGAAGTCCATCCCCGAGCTCCTCGCGCTCACCGACAAGATCCGCTCCGAGGGCAAGACCCCCTGGTGCCTGGGCATCGAGTCCGGGCCTGCGACCGGCTGGCCGGCGACCGACTGGATGGAGGAGCTGGTGCTGAAGTACGGCGGCCGCGCCAAGTACGACGACTGGGTCACCCACAAGATCAAGTTCGACTCGCCGCTGGTCCGCCAGGCCGCCGGAACGTTCGAGAAGATCGCCTTCACCGAGGGGAACGTCCTGGGCGGCCGCAAGTCCATCTCCAGCAACAACTTCGGCACGGCCGGCAACCCGATGTTCCGCACCCCGCCCGGCTGCTACCTGTTCAAGCAGGGCAACTTCGTCGCCGAGAAGGGCATCTTCCCCGACGACGTGGTGGCCGACATCGACAACCGCGTCGGCGTCTTCGGCTTCCCGCCCGCCACCCCAGACGGCGAGAACTCCATCGAGGGCGGCGGCGACCTCGCCGGCCTGTTCAGCAAGGACAACGCGGCGGCCAAGAAGCTCCTGCAGTACATGAGCACCAAGGACTTCGGCACGGCCGGCGCCAAGATGGGCTCGTGGATGTCGCCCCACAAGGACTTCGACGTCGCCAACTACCCCACGAACACGATCAGGGACATCGCGAAGATCGCGTACGGCTCGACCTCGCTGGCCTTCGACGGCTCGGACGCCATGCCCGGAGCCGTCGGCTCCGGCAGCTTCTGGAAGGGCATGACGGGGTGGATCAGCGGCCAGCAGTCCCTTGACCAGGCGCTCAAGACGATCGACGGCAGCTGGCCGGCGAGCTGA
- a CDS encoding RNA polymerase subunit sigma-70, which yields MTWSSDHTGAHMGEAELVEAARRGDDDAFAQIVARYRPDLRLHCYRMLGSLEEAEDMTQETLVRAWQALGRYEGRAGVRTWLHRIATNACLDLLARQQRRRRLLAESGASQVPAAAAVPWLQPYPDSLLDQVTEPATAAVTRETVELVFIAALQFLPDAQRAALILRDILGWPATECAQLLGVSVAAVTSAVQRARTKLRERLGPDRSQWTGSTTLTDREAAVLNRYMKAIETADDHAIASLLAPTVRVSHQAGAGGHYGTEPMWYTGRETILARWAPALHGPHNLRMRMVATAANRQPAAATYIHIPGDPVYRPFSLSVVAIDNGFLTELAQFGPDLFPLFHLPATLDPPTGRPAA from the coding sequence GTGACCTGGAGCAGCGACCACACCGGCGCGCACATGGGCGAGGCGGAGCTGGTCGAGGCAGCGCGCCGTGGCGACGACGACGCCTTCGCCCAGATCGTGGCACGCTATCGGCCGGATCTGCGGCTGCACTGCTACCGGATGCTCGGCTCCTTGGAGGAAGCCGAGGACATGACCCAGGAGACGCTGGTACGCGCCTGGCAGGCGCTGGGCCGCTACGAAGGGCGTGCCGGCGTCCGCACCTGGCTGCACCGCATTGCCACCAACGCATGCCTGGACCTGCTCGCACGTCAACAGCGCCGCCGCCGGCTGCTGGCAGAGAGCGGCGCGTCGCAGGTACCCGCCGCCGCGGCGGTGCCGTGGCTGCAGCCGTACCCGGACAGCCTGCTCGACCAGGTCACCGAACCAGCCACCGCCGCGGTGACCCGAGAGACCGTCGAATTGGTCTTCATCGCCGCACTGCAATTCCTGCCGGACGCCCAACGTGCCGCGTTGATCCTGCGCGACATCCTCGGCTGGCCGGCCACGGAATGCGCGCAGTTGCTCGGGGTGTCGGTAGCAGCGGTGACCAGCGCCGTGCAGCGCGCACGGACGAAGCTACGCGAACGCCTCGGCCCAGACAGGTCCCAATGGACAGGCAGTACGACCCTTACTGATCGCGAGGCCGCAGTGCTGAACCGCTACATGAAAGCGATCGAGACGGCGGACGACCATGCCATCGCGAGCCTGCTCGCCCCGACCGTCCGTGTCAGCCACCAAGCGGGCGCCGGGGGCCACTACGGAACCGAACCGATGTGGTACACCGGACGCGAGACCATCCTCGCCCGATGGGCGCCGGCGCTGCACGGCCCGCACAACCTCCGCATGAGGATGGTGGCCACCGCAGCCAACCGCCAGCCCGCCGCGGCTACTTACATCCACATCCCCGGCGATCCCGTATACCGGCCTTTCTCGCTGTCCGTGGTCGCCATCGACAACGGCTTCCTCACCGAACTCGCGCAGTTCGGCCCCGACCTTTTCCCGCTGTTCCACCTGCCCGCCACTCTCGACCCGCCCACCGGCCGGCCGGCGGCCTGA
- a CDS encoding aldo/keto reductase, which yields MENRTLGRTGRQIGVVGLGAWQLGADWGEVSEDEAFATLGAAVDAGVTFIDTADVYGDGRSEQIVGRFAKGHPELTVATKMGRRLEQIPSNYVMSNFRAWNERSRQNLGMDTLDLVQLHCPPTPVYSTDAVFDALDTLVAEEKIAAYGVSVETCDEALTAIARPGVASVQIILNAFRLKPLEQVLPAARAAGVGIIARVPLASGLLSGRYDEHTTFAPDDHRAYNRQGEAFDVGETFSGVDFSTGLEAVRRLAPLVPEGVTMAQFALRWILDQEGVSVVIPGARNPAQATANAAAASVAPLSAKTLDAVRAVYDELIRPQVHHRW from the coding sequence ATGGAGAACCGCACGTTGGGACGTACCGGACGTCAGATCGGCGTCGTCGGCCTAGGAGCCTGGCAACTCGGCGCCGACTGGGGCGAGGTGTCCGAGGACGAAGCCTTCGCCACGCTGGGGGCCGCCGTGGACGCGGGCGTCACCTTCATCGACACCGCGGACGTGTACGGCGACGGGCGCAGCGAGCAGATCGTCGGCCGCTTCGCCAAGGGCCACCCGGAGCTCACCGTGGCCACCAAGATGGGCCGGCGGCTGGAACAGATCCCCTCGAACTACGTGATGTCCAACTTCCGCGCCTGGAACGAGCGCTCCCGCCAGAACCTCGGCATGGACACGCTCGACCTGGTCCAGCTGCACTGCCCGCCGACCCCGGTCTATTCGACGGACGCCGTGTTCGACGCCCTGGACACGCTGGTGGCCGAGGAGAAGATCGCCGCGTACGGGGTCAGCGTCGAGACGTGCGACGAGGCACTGACCGCGATCGCCCGGCCGGGCGTGGCGAGCGTGCAGATCATCCTGAACGCGTTCCGCCTCAAGCCCCTGGAACAGGTGCTGCCGGCCGCGCGGGCCGCCGGGGTGGGCATCATCGCCCGGGTCCCGCTGGCCAGCGGCCTGCTGTCGGGCCGGTACGACGAGCACACCACCTTCGCCCCCGACGACCACAGGGCCTACAACCGGCAAGGTGAGGCCTTCGACGTCGGCGAGACCTTCTCGGGCGTGGACTTCTCCACCGGCCTGGAGGCGGTCCGCCGCCTGGCGCCCCTGGTGCCGGAGGGCGTCACCATGGCGCAGTTCGCGCTGCGCTGGATCCTGGACCAGGAGGGCGTCTCGGTGGTCATCCCGGGCGCCCGCAACCCCGCCCAGGCGACGGCGAACGCGGCGGCGGCCTCTGTCGCGCCGCTTTCGGCCAAGACGCTCGACGCGGTGCGGGCCGTCTACGACGAGCTGATCCGCCCCCAGGTCCACCACCGCTGGTAG